A single region of the Nocardioides aquaticus genome encodes:
- a CDS encoding helix-turn-helix domain-containing protein, with the protein MDTHAHTPAAPTAPTTTGRAPSSSPAAPVIAAPVTMLLTLDEVALELRCARRSVERQITRHRLAAVHVGRSVRIERRELERYVAQLSDQPGDQLSDPRRG; encoded by the coding sequence ATGGACACCCACGCGCACACCCCTGCCGCCCCCACCGCCCCGACCACGACCGGACGCGCCCCGAGCAGCAGCCCGGCTGCTCCAGTCATCGCTGCGCCGGTCACGATGCTGCTGACCCTGGACGAGGTCGCCCTCGAGCTGCGCTGCGCACGGCGCAGCGTCGAGCGGCAGATCACCCGCCATAGGCTCGCCGCGGTGCACGTCGGGCGCTCGGTCCGCATCGAGCGCCGCGAGCTCGAGCGCTACGTCGCCCAGCTCAGTGATCAGCCCGGCGACCAGCTCAGCGACCCGCGCCGTGGGTAG
- a CDS encoding tyrosine-type recombinase/integrase: MGRQRKPAEQTTASLYRGADGSWHARVTMGRRPDGTTERKHLQHRTKAALREAVREVERSRDTGRYVWTADDLTLNAWLEHWLGTVLPMTARWKTLSTYRSQMRNHVADSLGGWRLSEIQPEHLEAHYRRMVEAGHSTHTIRAVHRVLCSALNEAVRRRRLASNPALIARPPRAVQVEVDPLTVPESRRVIAAAQHTLNPPRWSMALSLGLRQGEALGLLWSDVDLDGGVLRIRRAVQRHTWDHGCAAADGQPGCGRKRGAECEQRTGGGLQLVEPKTKASRRTVVLPAPLVEELRAHRARVNRRRLSAGADWDATHDLVFPAAAGGLLDPSRDHTEWKALLTASGTRDMRLHDARHTAATLLLLQGVDIRTVMAIMGWTEMATAQRYTHAVDELRRRAAMQMGALLWEDSAMPQVVE; encoded by the coding sequence GTGGGTAGGCAGCGCAAGCCCGCCGAGCAAACCACCGCCTCGCTCTACCGCGGCGCCGACGGCAGCTGGCACGCCCGGGTCACCATGGGCCGCCGCCCCGACGGCACCACCGAGCGCAAGCACCTGCAGCACCGGACCAAGGCCGCGCTGCGGGAAGCGGTCCGCGAGGTCGAGCGCTCCCGCGACACCGGGCGCTACGTCTGGACCGCCGACGACCTGACCCTCAACGCCTGGCTCGAGCACTGGCTGGGCACCGTCCTGCCGATGACGGCGAGGTGGAAGACGCTGTCGACCTACCGCAGCCAGATGCGCAACCACGTCGCGGACAGCCTCGGCGGCTGGCGGCTCAGCGAGATCCAGCCCGAGCACCTCGAGGCGCACTACCGCCGCATGGTGGAGGCGGGCCACTCCACCCACACCATCCGCGCCGTACACCGGGTGCTCTGCTCGGCACTCAACGAGGCCGTCCGACGTCGGCGGCTCGCCTCGAACCCGGCCCTGATCGCGCGTCCCCCACGCGCGGTGCAGGTCGAGGTCGACCCGCTGACCGTCCCCGAGAGCCGTCGGGTGATCGCCGCGGCGCAGCACACCCTGAACCCGCCCCGGTGGTCGATGGCGCTGTCCCTCGGCCTGCGCCAGGGCGAGGCACTCGGCCTGCTCTGGAGCGACGTCGACCTCGACGGCGGCGTGCTGCGCATCCGCCGCGCGGTCCAGCGCCACACCTGGGACCACGGCTGCGCTGCCGCCGACGGGCAGCCCGGCTGCGGGCGGAAGCGGGGCGCGGAGTGCGAGCAGCGCACCGGCGGCGGACTGCAGCTGGTCGAACCCAAGACCAAGGCCTCGCGCCGCACGGTCGTCCTGCCCGCCCCGCTGGTCGAGGAGCTCCGGGCGCACCGCGCCCGCGTCAACCGCCGCCGTCTGAGCGCCGGCGCCGACTGGGACGCCACCCACGACCTCGTCTTCCCCGCCGCCGCCGGCGGGCTCCTCGACCCCTCGCGCGACCACACCGAGTGGAAGGCCCTGCTCACCGCCTCCGGGACCCGGGACATGCGGCTGCACGACGCCCGCCACACCGCAGCGACCCTGCTGCTCCTCCAGGGCGTCGACATCCGCACCGTCATGGCGATCATGGGCTGGACCGAGATGGCCACCGCGCAGCGCTACACCCACGCCGTCGAC